The following is a genomic window from Geoalkalibacter halelectricus.
CGCTGATCTACGAAAACGCCTACGGCGGGTGCGATCCCGCCGATCCCGAGAAGATCTTTCCCGCCAATCCCGTGGGGCGCGGCTACAGCGACAAAGGCCAGCGCCTCAAGGGGTTGGAGCTGCCGCAAATCGAAATCGGTCCGCGATTCATCACCGGCCCCACGACGCGCCCCGTCCCGGCCGGGTTCGGGCCGCTTTCGCCGCTGTGGGAGCCGCGTCTCGGTGCTTTTACCCTTCTCGATGAAGCCGCGGCGCAGCGCGGCGGCTGTCCCTGGGGCAAGGAGGTGGCGGCCGATCTGTTCAACGCCGCTCCCCCGGATCAGCGCTTTGCGCAGCCTTTTGTGGGGGGTGAACGCATCCTGCTGCGGGGTCTGGTGGCCGACGCGCCCCAGGGTGTTCCGCTGCATGTGCCGCCGTTGCTCCCCGATGTTGGGGTGAACCGGGCCGGAACCTGGGAGAGGCTTGAAGTTAGCTGCGACACGTTGGTCATCGACGCCGATCGGCAGGAGCTTTGTCTGGTGTTTCGTGCCGCGCTGCCCTGGGATGTGAAAAAGCCCCAAAACGGCTGGGTGATCGTCCGTGATCCTCAGGCACCCTGCGCGGAGCCGACTTCGGCGAAGGAGGGTGAGGTATGCCCATGAAAGCCGCCACTCGCGCACAGCCTGCGAATAAAGTCTCCGCGGAGGCACCTCTGACTATCGGTGGCCTGGGCGTGTGCTGCCTGGCCGGCAATACGCCCTTTGCCCTTTTGGGCGCGGTCGCCACGCATATTTCGGGGGCCGCGGCCGATGAGCGCTTTTCCTTGCCCATTCCAGGCACCGAGGAGGAAGCCGCCATCCTGACCGCGCCCGTGGCGGGATTGGAAGATTTCGAAGATCCGCATCTGCGCATGGGAACCCTGGCCCAAACGGCCCTGGCGCAGGCTTTAGCGACCCTTCCCGAGGACTTTGCCTGGGACGAGTTACTGATTCTGACTCTGGTACCCGAGGAACAGGCGTCGCGAGGTTTTCATCCCCAGGCTCTTGAGCAACTGAAGCAGGATCTGGTCGCGCTGGGTGATGATTTGGGTCGGGCGGAGTTTCGCTTTGTGTCCCCCGCCGAGGGAGCGGTAGCCCATTTGCAGGCGGCCTGCGCCGAATTACGGGAGGGAAAATGGCGGGCGCTGCTGTTCGGCGGCGTGGATTCCCTGGTTGATCTGGTGAGTTGTTCCCTGTTGGCGCGCCAGGGGCATCTCGCCACCACCGCGAGCAGCGACGGTCTGATGCCCGGCGAAGGGGCGGCCTACCTGCTGATTCAGCAGGACGCGGCGGCGGCCTCCCTGGCGCAGCTGGTCGGGATGGGCAGCGCCGCCGAGCCCCATGCCGGTGACGCCGCCGACAAACCCATGACCGGCCTTGCCGCCGCCGTCGAATCCGCCTTGGCGGCCCAAAGTCTCGCCCCGCCGGCTATGGAATGCGTGGTTGCGCCTCACGACGGTAGCCTGAGTGGTGCGCTGGAATGGCACCAGACGGTGGAGCGGCTGTTTCCGCGCCGCGAGGCGGCGCCGCGCGCTTTCGAAGAGCTTTTGCCTTGCCGCAGCCTGGGTGAAGTGGGTGCCACCGCCTTGCCCCTTTCCCTGGCTTTGGGCTGCGCCCGCTTTGAGTTCGCGCACCCCAGGGTCGGATACGTCATGGTCTGCGAAACCGGTGACCGGCCCCGGCGCGGCGCCGTATTGCTTAGTCTCCACGGATGATCCGTGAGAAAAAGTAGCCTGTCCCCTTTTTGCCGAAGGGAAGGGCAAACAGCCCTATTTCATCCGCCGCAAGGATCAGGTGCCTCTGGCCCTGGCCGGGCTCTGGGAGAGCTGGAAGGGGCCGGAAGAAACCATCGAATCCTGCACCATCCTCACCACCGAGGCCAATTCCCTGGTCGCCAAACTTCACGACCGCATGCCAGTAATCCTCTCGTCGTCCGAGTACGACACCTGGCTCGACCGCGAGGTGGATGATCCGGGCAAGCTTCAGTCCCTCTTTCACCCGTTTCCGTCCGATCTGTTGGAGATGCAGCCGGTGTCAACCGTGGTGAACAGTCCCCGCCATGAGGGTGAGGATTGTATCAGGCCGGAAGGGGCTTCTTGATCTCGGTAGCCCTCTCAGTAAAAACGTAGGGGGTTTTAAGGTTTTTCCTGACGCAAAAATCAGGTTTTCCCTGATAGTGAAATGAAAAAAAATATGTTAGTTTTAATTTTTTGGTTTTTTGATTTTCATTCTAAAGAACAGAAAGGGTAAATTTCTGTGAAAATTTATAGGGTGTTTTGTCAAAGTATTAACATCCTTCATCCGCTATTGATTTTCCCACGACATGCAGTTATAGAGGCACAAAGAAATGAATTCTTCTGAGGACTACCCTTTTTACCATTTAAAAGCTCGTCAGTGCTATTTTTCATTCGCCGTTGTATAGACTAGGTAGAATTCTTATATTTTTGGAAGATAGATTATAATGCCTTTTTCCGTATGTATAATTGGCTGCTATTTTTAAATCCGTGGTTAAGTGCCGGACAATTTGTTTTTTTTCTGGAACCTGAATCAGTGAGGTGTCAGTTCGCACCTCTGGTTTTTGCCTCGCGGGACCTTTTTCGCGAGTCGTTTTGAGTGTCACCCCCGTCCGTCCGGGCTGTTTTGTCGGGCAGACGGAGTTGTTCTTTGACAATTCAGCTGATTTTTACAGGATATTGCCTTTCTGTGCCTGTTTCAGGGCGAGCGATGGCGCCCCCATCCTGATGGTGGGGTTGTTCAGTGCCCTGGTTGTCGTGATCCCGGTCAGCCATAGGCGAACCGTCGGTAGGTTCTGCTAAACGCCTCATACTGATCATGAGCATGCCGACTGAAGCGCAACGTCAGGGTGTGCGCGTGGCGGATGAAACGCCCGGCGAAGTAGACCAGATCCTGAATCACCGTCTTGAGCCGGCGGCGCTGCTTGGCCCGCCGACGCTGCTTGCCGCTCATCAGGCCGACCTGGCCCACGGCCCGCAGAATGTTGTAGGCCAGCCCGGCACAGTGCATGACCAGAGTGTTGGTGGCGAACTTGCCTGACGGCAGTCGCTCAAGGTCCATATCGCTCTTGAGTTCGGAATGGTACTGCTCGCACAGCGCATGTCCCTTGTAGAGTTCGATCACCTTGTCCTTGGCGACCGACAGGCTGGTCCACCAGCCTTCGATTTCAATGTCCGGGACCAGCAGCGCGGTGCCGTCTTTTTCGAAATAGCGCTCCGTGGCCCGCAGCACACGGCGAAGCTTGAGGGTCTGGTCTTTGCCCTGCTCGTCCTGGTAGGTGCGTTCGATGGTTTGCGTCATGATGGCGGTACGGCCTTTTTTGTCCTGCTCGATCATTTTGCCGTGGGCAAAGACCTCGCTGGCTCTGGCCGGCACGTCGGTCCCCCGGGGATTCCATTTGACGATGAAGTCGACGTTCTCTTCCTTGAGGGCCACCAGAGTCGCAATGGCATCGTGGGCGCTGTCCAGCCGCACCAGCAGGGGAGCCTCGGTCAACTGCCGGCTCTTATAGATCGCCCGCAGCAAAAAGGGGACAAACCCCTCCTGGGCATGCTGGGAACCGGGACGATGCTCGATTTCCAGACACCAGCCCTCCAGCCCCAACCAGGCAGCAATCGGGGCGAAGCCGTGGAACTTGCGATAGGTCCAGGAGGCCCCCTCTTTCTTGGTGTTGGAGTTGTCCTGGGTGAAGACGTCCAAGTCCAGCGGCATGTGCCCGGTTTCGAGGGTTGAAAGCGCCGCCTTGGCTTTTTTGAGAAACTCCAGCGTGCAGAAGTCGACAATGCGCATGGTCGCCTCGGCCACGGCATCCATTCGCTGACGCAAGGTCTCCGGTGACGGGACCTTATTGACACCCAAGGCCGCAGCGAAGAATTCATCATCCTCGAAAAAAGGCCGGATCGCCTCGAAGTCGCTCTTTCCCTGGCAGAGCAGCCCGAGATAACAACGCAGCACATCGGCCGTGGCAACACCCTTGCAGGGCGCCGCCTTGGCGACCCGCGAGTTCAACGACGTGAACCTGTTGATCGCCAGGCCGACTAGGGCCACTCCGGACTGGGAGGTGTAGAATTCGCTGTCGGACTGCTCGATGTTGAACCGCGAAAACGTCACAAAAAAATCTCCATGGGTGAAATTCAAAGCGGCTCTACAATAGCAGAAAAGAGGAACAAAATCAGCTGATTGTCAAAGAGCGAACAGGAAATTACGAGTGCAAACTCACGGATTCAGGTGGAATGAAAATGTTGAAACACCAGGGATTAAGTAAAACAGCTAGGAAAACCAGTAAAGAATCGGCACCGAGAAATTTTTAGTCTAATCGTAAATGACGTCAGTCAATAACTGAGACTTGGCCAGAAAGATCTTTCGGATGAAATGGGTGTTTTCTTTTCAGCTATTCAACCTCTGGGAAAACAGCAAGACGGTCCCTTTCAAACTGACGAGAAGGCAAATTGAAGCTTTTTGTGAGCGGGTGAAAGAATAGGGGAAGTTGGCCTTATGAATAAAAAACAACTTTCCGAACGCGATATCTGCACAAAGTACATAACGCCTACCCTGGAGAAGGCGGGCTGGGATGTCACGACCCAAGTCCGTGAAGAGTTTCCTCTTACTAAGGGCCGTATCATCGTGCGTGGCAAGCTGCATACCCGCGCCAAGCACAAACGCGCCGATTATGTCCTGTTTTACAAGCCGAACATCCCCATTGCCATTATCGAGGTCAAGGACAACAACCATACTATTGGCGACGGCATGCAACAGGCGTTGGGCTACGCCGAAATGCTACAAGTGCCTTTTGTATTCAGCTCCAACGGCGATGGTTTTCTGTTCCACAACAAGATCGCCGCCGATTTGCCCGGTGACGGCATTGTCGAACGTGAACTTGCGCTCCACGAATTCCCCGCAGCCCAAACGCTGTGGCAATGGTGGGCGCAGCACCGTGGCCTGAACGATCAGCAGAATGCACTGGTAACGCAGGATTATTTCAGCGACGGCAGCGATAAAGGTCCGCGTTATTACCAACTGCTGGCGATCAACAAAACCATCGAGGCGATAGCCAGGGGCCATAATCGCATTTTGCTGGTAATGGCCACCGGCACAGGCAAGACCTTTACCGCCTTCCAGATCATCTGGCGGCTGTGGAAGTCCAAGGCGAAAAAACGCATCCTGTTTCTTGCTGACCGCAACATCCTGGTCGACCAGACCATGACCAATGACTTCAAGCCGTTCGGTTCGGCCATGACCAAGATCCAGAAGCGGCAGGCCAACAAGTCCTACGAGATTTACCTTTCCCTCTATCAGGCCGTGACAGGCAACGAGGAAG
Proteins encoded in this region:
- a CDS encoding IS1380 family transposase; its protein translation is MTFSRFNIEQSDSEFYTSQSGVALVGLAINRFTSLNSRVAKAAPCKGVATADVLRCYLGLLCQGKSDFEAIRPFFEDDEFFAAALGVNKVPSPETLRQRMDAVAEATMRIVDFCTLEFLKKAKAALSTLETGHMPLDLDVFTQDNSNTKKEGASWTYRKFHGFAPIAAWLGLEGWCLEIEHRPGSQHAQEGFVPFLLRAIYKSRQLTEAPLLVRLDSAHDAIATLVALKEENVDFIVKWNPRGTDVPARASEVFAHGKMIEQDKKGRTAIMTQTIERTYQDEQGKDQTLKLRRVLRATERYFEKDGTALLVPDIEIEGWWTSLSVAKDKVIELYKGHALCEQYHSELKSDMDLERLPSGKFATNTLVMHCAGLAYNILRAVGQVGLMSGKQRRRAKQRRRLKTVIQDLVYFAGRFIRHAHTLTLRFSRHAHDQYEAFSRTYRRFAYG
- a CDS encoding beta-ketoacyl synthase N-terminal-like domain-containing protein, with translation MPMKAATRAQPANKVSAEAPLTIGGLGVCCLAGNTPFALLGAVATHISGAAADERFSLPIPGTEEEAAILTAPVAGLEDFEDPHLRMGTLAQTALAQALATLPEDFAWDELLILTLVPEEQASRGFHPQALEQLKQDLVALGDDLGRAEFRFVSPAEGAVAHLQAACAELREGKWRALLFGGVDSLVDLVSCSLLARQGHLATTASSDGLMPGEGAAYLLIQQDAAAASLAQLVGMGSAAEPHAGDAADKPMTGLAAAVESALAAQSLAPPAMECVVAPHDGSLSGALEWHQTVERLFPRREAAPRAFEELLPCRSLGEVGATALPLSLALGCARFEFAHPRVGYVMVCETGDRPRRGAVLLSLHG
- a CDS encoding DUF2169 family type VI secretion system accessory protein, translating into MYQLDNHSAWSAALYPGWSRAGERQFTLVIKAGFSFDSHGRLTPLPQPAIEETDHYRGEPGTSSLAAACETVPFKQGAELLLLGTAQAPGGGRTVGEVEISLQREGGQSWSKVLRVFGRRRWKAKLLMAVPGDPEPLDAVPLIYENAYGGCDPADPEKIFPANPVGRGYSDKGQRLKGLELPQIEIGPRFITGPTTRPVPAGFGPLSPLWEPRLGAFTLLDEAAAQRGGCPWGKEVAADLFNAAPPDQRFAQPFVGGERILLRGLVADAPQGVPLHVPPLLPDVGVNRAGTWERLEVSCDTLVIDADRQELCLVFRAALPWDVKKPQNGWVIVRDPQAPCAEPTSAKEGEVCP